One stretch of Plodia interpunctella isolate USDA-ARS_2022_Savannah chromosome 10, ilPloInte3.2, whole genome shotgun sequence DNA includes these proteins:
- the LOC128673223 gene encoding uncharacterized protein LOC128673223: MFLILFSVLSVNAVELEVKGDITIDVTVIDEEDEEVTLPDSPTRMKAIQREESSGEKEKQETQRLSMVTAAVKVECVYQYPEREQVEALLSNMMNQLAKVYVRVREFVTDTNEWGERRSETRFKVVESRNVTHFDEIYANMTLEYRNLYSNTTYVMPRTGDPCSNQAELKRVWVQLLESSVTYLRAAVARSIAHFMKQTPSAQSKKAAVKQLVKNELARIKASQLDILCDKFQLCYNELL; encoded by the exons atgttccTTATTTTGTTTAGTGTATTGTCTGTGAACGCTGTAGAGCTTGAAGTGAAGGGTGATATAACAATTGATGTGACAGTCATTGATGAGGAAGATGAAGAAGTAACGTTGCCCGATTCGCCAACAAGGATGAAAGCTATTCAGCGAGAGGAGAGTAGTGGAGAAAAGGAGAAACAAGAAACGCAAAG GCTGAGTATGGTGACGGCTGCAGTGAAGGTGGAGTGCGTGTACCAATATCCTGAGAGGGAACAAGTGGAAGCCTTGTTAAGCAATATGATGAACCAGCTCGCCAAG GTATACGTGAGGGTTCGGGAGTTCGTGACCGACACGAATGAATGGGGGGAGCGCCGTTCGGAGACCAGGTTCAAAGTGGTGGAGTCCCGGAACGTGACCCACTTCGACGAGATCTACGCGAACATGACTTTGGAGTACAG AAACCTGTACAGTAACACCACATACGTCATGCCACGGACAGGTGACCCGTGCTCCAACCAAGCAGAGCTGAAACGTGTCTGGGTACAGCTTCTAGAATCTTCTGTGACGTATCTACGCGCGGCGGTGGCGCGCTCCATCGCACACTTCATGAAACAAACACCTTCAGCGCAAAGCAAGAAAGCAGCGGTAAAACAACTAGTGAAAAACGAGTTGGCTAGAATTAAAGCGTCGCAATTAGATATACTTTGCGATAAATTTCAACTGTGTTATAACGAACTGttgtaa